One genomic window of Tachypleus tridentatus isolate NWPU-2018 chromosome 12, ASM421037v1, whole genome shotgun sequence includes the following:
- the LOC143235720 gene encoding uncharacterized protein LOC143235720 has product MFFNQNIFVNEKTEQAADLLEGDIISKFSDSNDDDLNSSNCYNNMNVKTKTEFQEEIVSVLDSTPGELTLSTKNLLTMDYYLHYELPKPNNDLCEETTLKGNHLNKFNIPQCYSKTFSCFISKTEVVTLHNLTQNEKIESHEKQCHCAFYGKHFERSGTLQQYGRNHAGKKLYSCAVCRKQFGSSSNLKSHQRIHTGEKPYSCIVCAKQFRTKGELKEHEIIHTGEKPHNCTVCGKQFRRNRDLKEHHRIHTGEKPYSCSLCEKQFRTNSDLRVHQRSHTGEKPYSCTVCEKNFVTRSYLKIHQRMHTGEKPYSCLVCGKHFSTKSILKSHQVIHMDEKPYSCIVCGKQFRINCELKSHLRTHTGEKPYHCTVCGKHFSGSTILKNHQRIHTGEKPYSCAVCEKILYQRTHFEKSFKNAHWEKPYNCTVCGKHFGSKSQVENHQRIHTGEKPYSCEFCGKQFARTSELKDITEHTQERNHTVVNFVENYLYQTVN; this is encoded by the exons ATGTTTTTTAATCAG aacatatttgtcaatGAGAAAACAGAACAGGCTGCTGACCTTTTAGAAGGTgatattatttcaaagttcagTGACAGTAATGATGATGATTTGAATAGTTcaaattgttataataatatgaacgtcaaaacaaaaactgaatttcaAGAAGAAATTGTATCTGTGTTAGACAGTACACCTG GTGAACTTACTTTATCTACTAAAAACCTCTTGACAATGGATTATTACCTACA TTATGAACTTCCCAAACCAAACAATGATTTATGTGAGGAAACAACTTTAAAAGGAAATCacttaaacaaatttaatatacctCAATGTTATAGCAAAACATTCAGttgctttatcagtaaaacagAAGTTGTAACATTGCATAACCTGACACAAAACGAGAAGATAGAATCTCATGAGAAACAATGCCATTGTGCATTTTATGGAAAACATTTTGAGAGAAGCGGTACCTTACAACAGTATGGTAGAAATCATGCTGGGAAGAAACTTTACAGTTGTGCAGTTTGTAGAAAACAATTTGGATCAAGCAGTAACTTAAAATCACAtcagagaatacacactggggagaaaccatacagttgtataGTTTGTGCTAAACAATTTAGAACAAAAGGTGAATTGAAAGAACATGAAATAATacatacaggagaaaaaccacacaattgtacagtttgtggaaaacaatttagaaGAAATAGAGATTTAAAAGAACATCACAgaatacacactggtgagaaaccttacagttgttcATTATGTGAAAAGCAATTTAGAACAAATAGTGACTTAAGAGTGCATCAGAGAtcacatactggggagaaaccatacagctgtacagtttgtgaaaaaaattttgtaacaaggagttatttaaaaatacatcaaagaatgcACACAGGggaaaaaccatacagttgtttaGTGTGTGGAAAACACTTTAGTACAAAGAGTATCTTAAAATCACATCAAGTGATACACATGGAtgaaaaaccttacagttgtatagtttgtggaaaacaatttagaatTAACTGTGAACTAAAAAGTCATCTAAGAacacacactggtgagaaaccttaccATTGTACAGTGTGTGGTAAACATTTTTCAGGAAGTACTATCTTAAAAAatcatcaaagaatacatactggagagaaaccttataGTTGTGCAGTATGTGAAAAAATTTTATATCAAAGGACTCAT tttgaaaagtcatttaaGAATGCACACTGGGAAAAACCTTACAATTGTACAGTATGTGGAAAACACTTTGGTTCAAAGAGTCAAGTAGAAAatcatcaaagaatacatactggagagaaaccatacagttgtgaattttgtggaaaacagtttgctagaacATCAGAATTAAAAGACATCACAGAACACACAcaggagagaaaccatacagttgtgaaCTTTGTGGAAAACTATTTATATCAAACAGTGAATTAA